A stretch of Myxococcus hansupus DNA encodes these proteins:
- a CDS encoding RluA family pseudouridine synthase: MAHQKVQVPRESAGERLDRFLSKQVPGLGLERARALIDSGAVRIRGKKCQATRKLWGGEEIELERPEPRAAPQVSAEGPVLPVLHDDAALVIVNKPPGIVVEPEGRAASVVGLLAAQRPPFDVEGQALPGVVHRLDRETSGCLSFARTDVAAAALLRAFQEKRVDKRYWTLVLGQPPAQGRLEGPYARDPADPRRFTTRVPSARRAALSYEVRERFANAALLEIDLDTGRTHQIRVQLSEAGFPVLGDSLYGAPEARTHAAAQALGRQALHAFMLELPSLTSGQLIRVEAPLPEDFLRALAVLRGG, translated from the coding sequence ATGGCGCATCAGAAGGTCCAGGTTCCTCGTGAGTCCGCGGGGGAGCGGCTCGACCGCTTCCTGTCGAAGCAGGTGCCGGGCCTCGGCCTGGAGCGGGCGCGCGCCTTGATTGACTCGGGCGCGGTTCGCATTCGCGGGAAGAAGTGTCAGGCCACGCGCAAGCTGTGGGGCGGAGAGGAAATCGAGCTTGAACGCCCGGAGCCCCGCGCCGCGCCCCAGGTGTCCGCCGAGGGGCCCGTGCTGCCCGTGCTTCACGACGACGCGGCCCTGGTCATCGTGAACAAGCCCCCGGGCATCGTCGTGGAGCCGGAAGGCCGCGCGGCCTCGGTGGTGGGCTTGCTGGCGGCGCAGCGGCCCCCGTTCGACGTGGAGGGCCAGGCGCTTCCGGGGGTGGTGCACCGGTTGGACCGGGAGACCAGCGGCTGCCTGTCCTTCGCCCGCACGGACGTCGCCGCCGCCGCGCTCCTGCGCGCCTTCCAGGAGAAGCGCGTGGACAAGCGGTACTGGACGCTGGTGCTGGGGCAGCCCCCCGCGCAGGGGCGTCTGGAGGGGCCTTATGCCCGCGACCCGGCGGACCCCCGACGCTTCACCACGCGCGTGCCGTCCGCGCGCAGGGCCGCGCTGTCCTACGAGGTCCGCGAGCGTTTCGCCAACGCGGCCCTGTTGGAAATCGACCTGGACACCGGCCGCACGCACCAGATTCGCGTGCAACTCTCCGAGGCGGGGTTCCCCGTGCTGGGGGACTCGCTGTACGGCGCGCCCGAGGCGCGGACGCATGCCGCCGCGCAGGCGTTGGGACGTCAGGCGCTGCATGCCTTCATGCTGGAGCTGCCGAGTCTCACTTCCGGGCAGCTCATCCGCGTGGAGGCGCCGCTGCCGGAGGACTTCCTGCGCGCGCTCGCGGTGCTGCGGGGTGGGTGA
- a CDS encoding S8 family serine peptidase: MMGWRNVVVLAVGIGGAGHVAAAPTVSMDTVNAGAPVFRASGDTSTVRRDANGRTQYLVDLHDAATSRMPASAAPPSDGFSDAQDVTARHLVDDLRLDFGVLPTAMTSFVGRSFTAFLTTGQVARLRRDARVQRLTENGAVELSAVWTNTGTTPTTPWGVHAVGGPRVSSRSHTVYLLDTGAAPHSGLPFLDRLAAVPGQSPTGCYPHANHVAGIIGARATTVPSSVVGVSSGAAIVSVAVGRGGTATAGCSSGSDVADVALGLDLIYSRIRASGRVGIVNISMNSPHFNEGQTLGDKLRILATPNPAVGYPGAFIAQSAGNNHADACVYAYNATQVSDGIMVVGAIDDNGQPVAPLNGTNRFRNAPLADSEPGSNFGACVEIWAPGNVVRSTWSGNSYTHLSGTSMAAPHVAGVALHLAETQGLTTPAQIEQAVRAKRVTLPGSTATIPNLNLQGPFAQPTVELAVGDTAVGHFERFHTDTFAVRYDSLGAASCNVRAFRNGLAWFQLNNLLPKQTLSANTLAAGQYRWLVECTNASGTRRTSAEANATIRRAVTGVAWYVKSTSTGNVWQRFTGDPSVVNQNRFTWDAGTPMSYRYESIDADTCVVQSIGIQGFNRGGPELWNSGPYPTSLDFGTHVLPNPRTEPPPLGPHDQIRWRVECRNAAGSVMAATVHGTQSL, translated from the coding sequence ATGATGGGTTGGAGAAACGTCGTGGTGCTCGCCGTGGGAATCGGGGGGGCCGGACACGTCGCGGCCGCGCCCACCGTGTCCATGGACACCGTCAACGCTGGCGCCCCTGTCTTCCGCGCCAGCGGAGACACCTCCACGGTCCGCCGGGATGCGAACGGCCGCACGCAGTACCTCGTCGACCTGCACGACGCCGCGACGAGTCGCATGCCGGCGTCCGCCGCGCCCCCGTCGGATGGATTCTCCGACGCCCAGGACGTGACGGCGCGGCATCTCGTCGATGATCTGCGTTTGGACTTCGGCGTCCTCCCCACCGCGATGACCAGCTTCGTCGGGAGGAGCTTCACCGCCTTCCTGACCACCGGGCAGGTGGCGCGGCTGCGCAGGGATGCTCGCGTCCAGCGGCTGACCGAGAACGGCGCTGTCGAACTCAGCGCGGTGTGGACGAACACCGGGACAACCCCCACCACCCCCTGGGGCGTCCACGCGGTCGGCGGCCCGAGGGTCAGCTCCCGCTCACACACCGTCTACCTGCTCGACACGGGCGCGGCCCCCCACAGCGGCTTGCCGTTCCTCGACCGGCTCGCGGCCGTTCCTGGCCAGTCCCCCACGGGCTGCTACCCCCATGCGAACCACGTGGCCGGAATCATCGGTGCCCGGGCGACGACCGTGCCTTCGAGCGTGGTCGGCGTGAGCTCGGGCGCGGCCATTGTCTCCGTCGCTGTCGGGCGCGGGGGAACCGCGACCGCGGGGTGCTCCTCCGGCTCCGATGTCGCCGATGTCGCCTTGGGGCTCGACCTCATCTACTCACGCATCCGCGCGTCCGGACGTGTGGGGATCGTCAACATCTCGATGAACTCCCCGCACTTCAACGAAGGCCAGACGCTGGGCGACAAGCTGCGGATCCTGGCAACGCCGAACCCCGCGGTGGGCTACCCGGGAGCCTTCATTGCCCAGTCCGCTGGAAACAATCACGCGGACGCCTGCGTCTACGCCTACAACGCCACCCAGGTGAGTGACGGCATCATGGTGGTCGGGGCCATTGACGACAATGGCCAGCCCGTCGCGCCCTTGAATGGCACGAACCGGTTCCGCAACGCCCCGCTCGCGGACAGCGAGCCGGGCTCCAACTTCGGCGCGTGCGTCGAGATCTGGGCCCCCGGGAATGTCGTGCGGTCCACCTGGTCGGGTAACAGCTACACCCACCTGTCGGGAACCTCGATGGCGGCCCCTCACGTCGCGGGGGTCGCGCTCCATCTGGCGGAGACGCAAGGCCTGACCACGCCCGCACAAATCGAGCAGGCGGTGCGAGCGAAGCGTGTCACGCTCCCGGGCTCGACCGCGACCATTCCGAACCTGAACCTCCAGGGGCCGTTCGCGCAGCCCACGGTGGAGCTCGCCGTCGGCGACACCGCGGTCGGCCATTTCGAACGATTCCACACCGATACGTTCGCCGTCCGCTACGATTCGTTGGGCGCGGCGAGCTGCAACGTCCGCGCGTTCAGGAACGGGCTCGCCTGGTTCCAGCTCAACAACCTCCTGCCGAAACAGACTTTGTCCGCGAATACGCTGGCGGCAGGGCAGTACCGGTGGCTGGTGGAGTGCACGAACGCCAGTGGGACGCGACGCACCAGCGCGGAAGCGAACGCGACCATCCGTCGCGCGGTCACCGGGGTCGCGTGGTACGTCAAGAGCACCAGCACGGGCAACGTCTGGCAACGGTTCACCGGAGACCCCTCCGTGGTGAACCAGAATCGGTTCACCTGGGACGCGGGAACGCCGATGTCCTACCGCTACGAGAGCATCGACGCCGACACGTGCGTGGTGCAGTCCATCGGCATCCAGGGCTTCAACAGGGGTGGGCCGGAACTGTGGAACAGCGGTCCGTATCCCACGTCGCTCGACTTCGGGACGCACGTTCTGCCGAACCCGCGGACCGAGCCGCCGCCGCTCGGGCCCCATGACCAGATTCGCTGGAGGGTCGAGTGCAGGAACGCGGCAGGCAGCGTCATGGCGGCGACGGTCCACGGGACGCAGTCACTCTGA